tctaggccgGTCAACAAAccccatgacctggggatcagcctctctctctgcaactggactttggacttcctaaccaacagaccctaGTCtatcaggttagacaacttcacctcctccaccctgatcctgaacactggtgttccacaaggctgtgtgctgagtcccctcctgtactccctcttcacccacgactgcgttcctgtacacagttccaacatcaTCAAGTTCACTGACGACACcacagtggtaggcctgattaggGACAATTATGAGTCAGCCTAAAGGgtggaggtcaagtgcctggcagcatggtgcgctgacaacaacctggccctcaatgcaaagaagaccaaggagctcattgtggattattgaggaagtctaaaggctgcagtcacaccccagttctcattgatggtactgaggtggagtgtgtccagcttcaaaaaCTCAAAAATCAAAAGATGTTGTCATCATTATCATAGTTCTTTATTGCCAATGTATCATCAATACTCTTGTACAGAGATTTtcaaacaacatacattttgtaaaatctTCCTGTCTTTCCTGTTTATCCAAATGACAAACAGATTATTTCATCAATATGCAAATAGACTTTATACCTGCCTTCCTCTGTACATCAAAGGTTGTCAAAAAAGTTAACATtaccaaaaacagaaaacaaagccAACATGTCAGTGAAGACAGTTTCCTACACAATCAAAAGATACTGAACGAAACTCTGACAGGAAGAggtctggcagacccaaagccacaacagaatcagaagacaggtttctgagagtcaacagcTTGTGTGATAGGTGACTCACTGGACAACAGCTTCAagatgtgatggtaattccatcgatccaCACtattaaaggagtaagaaacagagacaaaattatcttgccacaatttaacagtttattaattatttgcaaataagagagacgcgtcaaacgcttacaaacataatcgtcagATGAGTATCTAAATTAGtacaggacaatcatcagtatataagggaggaaaagggttgtggtaagatgctgcccatctgtcttatgtcaatgcaacacattccctttgtcctatcacacaagtcacatgctgtcctcccccaccttatccttcctaccataatgtttacagttgtgtttacctaaaggggaaagctatcctcccccacatgggttaCCCTTTCAACTgtaggagaagactcacagcatctggacaaacaacagatttacgattaaccctataatctactgttacaaatcaagaatgccccctaggacaaacaccagatcccctctctcacactcctctacctatctaaacatggATACTCAGTACagtagtaactcattcatacatgcataagaccaagaatacatcagtttaagAATTTCACAAAACAAAGCACAGCTTAACACTGGTCAAACTAAGCAAGTCTCAGTTTAAACTATGAAGACTTCAagctgcaggtttgacaggttGAGCTGCAGTAAGAAAGCCATAAGAAAAAGGGTTTCCTGGGCCATGAAGCATCAGTGGACACTgacagaagactggaagaaggtcTTATGGACAAATATGAAATCTTCGGTTCATCATGCAGATTTGTTTTATGGTGTTGAGTAGGTGAAAGGAGGGTTCCTCGGTTTGTGACACCAACTCTCAAACATAAAAGAAGAAGCATGacggtctggggctcttttgcTGGATCCAAAGTTGGTGTCTTTGGCGCTTATGGTTCTGTTAAACAAGTGTGCTGTGGTGGGTTCGAAAAGCCCCACCAAATAACGAACAAGTCAAGAAATGCAAATGCATAGGTAGTCAAAAAATACCTAGTAATTCCCCTGTCTATGCCACGTAAATAACGTGaatatttttgggaaaggaGAGTCCGTACTATCAGCGTTGATCATAGTGTGGCACTGTATGCCATCCTCCAGTAGTACTGTATAAATACCACAGGGGTAAATGTGGACTGCACCCCTTGACCGTATGCTTTGAAATTAATATATCATGAGCTGAGATAGTTATGGACACcatcaagaaataataatatgacCAATGCCTGTGATCAGAATGTACAGAAAGGGGGAAAAAGTGTTCTGGCTATACAGGATGGATTTTAAGAAAGTCGCACATGTGAAAAATATTGAGAATGACAGAAGGAAAGTTGGTTTGTTGGCCGAGCGAAGACAAATAAGGGAGAAAGTCAAGACAAAAAGGATGTTGGAACACAAGTCATTCTGTCCACTTGCAGCGGCAAGCAAAGATGTCCTGTTTTTGGGATCCAGGAGTCAAAGATTCACTGACGATGAAAGGAACTGTACATGACCTCTTGTAATCATTGATTAGCATCCCACCAAAACTCTTAAGCAATTAGACCTTGTGGGAAAGAACTGATCACTCTTTCCTGGAACAACTAGTCATacttaattaaatacaaattcaaaAATTAGTTTACTTAGGTggtaaataacatttttgtaatagGCATACAAGAAACAGGCACAGAGCTACACCAGGGCTAGGGGTTAGCCATGACACAAATCTGAATTGCCCCATTTAAGGCCCCCTCAAGAATtgtagtatttatttatttttaaataaataaatatgtaaattttAATTAACAGCCATTCTCTTAGTACCCCCATGTATTGATCAAGCTCCCCCTTAGCACCAGTAGAGAAACAATCTTGGCACCGTGCCTGCCAAGAAAAtagcctgtttttgttttggtaaACTAGTGCTGAAAGCATCTACTGCATGTCTGTCGATTCAGAAGGGGCCCACCACAGGCTTTTGAAAATGGGGTTGAGGCCCTCCACCAAACTGAGATTTTGAGCTCTGAGCTGGAACACGTGGGGAGACCTAAACTAAAGGAGAAATTAGACATTTGTAATGGGATATAATAGTAATTTTCTAATCGGatgaaatataatattaaagGTTTCTTTCAAAAAGATAAAATATTTGGTTTCCGCACTCAATGTCTGGATACAGGGTGATTGGTAGAGTGAATAGATACACATGGGTAAACTTAAAAGTTAAGTAAAACACACAGTGTCCCATGAAggctgaatttgaatccaatatctCATATGCTTagggtgaaaatgtaaaaaagcaagtttattcctcactataaaatgtaatattctatTTTATATActgaattgggtttggttaaataatgtagtttttgtttgtgtttctatcACTACTGagatgttatttgtgttttaaagaaTAAAGGCTGATACTTGGTAATGGAGTCAagactgcatttcattgtattaGAATTGTACAGTTCAATTACAttaatgttgaataaaaaaattggaGTGTAAAAGTGTATGAATCTATGCTTGTTATATTTAGAtaacaacagaacatctgtttgTCCGTACACAGAAAGTCACGCTCAGTCAAAGCATGACAGTAAgcagccaatgggcttacagtattGTGTTGTTTATTCTGGACTGCGATGGCTATAAAGTTATGGACgaccggaagtttctttgagagtTTGTAAGGCCGAGTTTGTAAGCTGTAACATTGAGTCtataacatcatgaacaatagactatcaaatgctgcaataaataactgaattactgtctgttgtggaaatttctctaaccaatgtattctcactgattaaaggactgagtccccttattcaaattagaaaaggaatgtgggggatctggtatttgccaagggggcatcattgactggtatcagcagattaaatggttactctttatctcctcatctgtataactcatctattgtctgtccgggttcagttggaactcttagaatggaggaagttacctatggggggaaggagagcttgtcctttgtgtgaagcttaggaaGTATGGTCAGTTgtccctttaggtaaacacaacagtaaacattatggcaggaaggataaggtgggggaggacagcatgtgacttgtgtgataggacaaagggaatgtgttgtattgacataagacagatgggcagcatcttaccacaacccttttcctcccttatataCTGATGATTGTACTGTACtaatttagagactcctcggatgattatgtttgtaagcgtttgacgcgtctctcttatttgcaaataataataaaactgttagaatgtgccaagagcattttgtctctgtttcttactcctttaagagtgtcgatcgaacattctaacagttgtattaattatttgcaaataagagagatgtgtcaaacgcttacaaacatagccaactgatcttacttccccagaaggaccacattccttttgttctattactacctagacTTCACACAAGGAGCAAGCTATCCTTtaactctgtggagtcctttagctttctgggcaccaccattgCCTGGACCTGAAGTGGGAGCTGACCATCCCCTCGCTAACAAACAAAGCTCAGCaaaggatgtacttcctgcggcAGCTGAAAAAGCACTGCCATCATACAGTCCATCGTGACCTCCTCTATCACAGTCTGGTACGCTGCAGTGAAtcagagtccatcctgacctccaccatcacagTCTGGTACGCTGCAGTgaatcatagagtccatcctgacctcctccatcacagtctgcagagagggtgatcggCTGCAATCTGCTTCAGGACCTTCAGAACGCGGAGGCGAGTGGCAAAGATTGGGGCAGATCCCACTCACCCTGTAAATTTACTATTCAGAACTCtaccctctggcagaaggcagAGGTCTCtaaggaccaaaacctctcgccaCAAGAAGAGTTTCTTTCCTACTGCAGTAGGCCTCAAGAACATGCCCTCGTAGCCTAGCTGACTATAGCCAACTgctcacatatacacacaaccctcaactggacaaatctacaaGTCCTcccgacatacacacacaaacctcaactggacaattcttgcaccttacatattttgtagtttattttttattaatttattaatactACTTTTTTAAGTCTACTGTTCTTGttctaatttgtttttatttcttttgtacaaaattgctgCACCATAGGACGAGAACAAATTCGTAGTTTCTTGttaaacttacttggcaatacaactctttctgattctaaAGTCCCTGATCTGTTAGTAGACAGAGTGAATCTCTGTGTGGATGGGATGTTTCAGTTCCTGTCCTCTGTTGTGGAAATtgctctaaccaatgtattttCACTGATTAAATGGAGAGCCATCCAGTGTGATcgggggaagggcagctgggtttctcctgaagtccactatcatctccactgtctttagggagttgagctccaagttgttctgactgcaccaggacaccagatggtcaatctcccacctgtaggcgGACTCGTCTCTCTCAGCAATAAGTCTGATGAGAGTGGTGTCCTCCGCAAACTTCgggagcttgacagagtggtgactggaaGTGCAGCTGTttgtgtacagggagaagattaggggggacaggacacagccttGAAGGGAGCTGGAGCTGATGGTCCGGGGGTCAAACAGGGGCTTCCCCAGCTTCTCGTGAtgcctcctgttggacaggaaggctgtgatccacctgcaAGTGGACTTGGGCACTCGCAGTTAGGAGAGCTTGTCTTTGAGCAAAGCGGGAATTATGGTGCTGAATGCAGATttgaagtccacaaacaggattctggcgtaggttccaggggagtccagatgttggaggatgaagtgaagagccatgttgACCGCATCATCCACAGACCTtttggctctgtaggcaaactgcagtgggtctagtagagggtcggtgatggtcttgaggtgggacagtACAAGGCACTCAAATGACTTTATAACCACAGGTCCAGGCAACAGGTCTGTAGTCATTAAGTCTGGTGATCCTTGACATCTTGGGGTCTGGGATGATGGTGGAGGATTTGAAACATTCAGTTTTGCAGCATGTCACCAGTAGGGCGTTAACAATGTCAGTAAACACAGCAGAATGTTGATCTGCATAGTGCATTaggatggatggggagacaCCGTCAGGCACTGCTGTTTTGTGGGGGTTCTGTCTCTAATAGTCTGTTAACATCCCCCTCCAGGGTTGCAAGTTCCATTGTACTGGCAGAGGTGGGGATGAATGGGATTATGGTGTATGGATCCCAGTGGTAGGGgtgattgggatgggtgatgGTGAATGGGGTTGGTGCTAATGGCCggacacacagggagaaggtATACTGTCAGAACTGCCATTTTTTCTTCCAAATCTGAATTAGAACTCATTCAGGTTGTTGGCAAGTTACAGGTCATtaatggagtggggggggggtttaggcTTCTAGTTGTTAATTTATTCGAGGTGTCTCCAAACAGAAGCAGATTCGTTGGTTGAGAACTGTTGTTTTAGTTTCTCTCCATATAGGCACTTGGCTTCCTTCACTGCCTTACCAAAGCTGTATTTAGcctctctgtatctgtctctgtcaccGCTCCTGAATGCCTCCTCCTAATTCACTCTATAAAGACAAACACTGTAGAATTTCATCACATTCTGGTATTTAGATTGGGTCCATATAAATACATGAACTAAAGCACAATccaaatgatgatgatgatgatcaaataaaaaaaagccaAATCTCTATATTTTTCACCACTTTCTCTTAATATAGTGATTGATGGGCCGTCCATCTCCAGACCTCCAGTTAATTTATATACTTTATTTGTTTATAGGTTGatattataataaatgaaaCAATTGCTCTTTACTACAGTTCACTTGTCTGTTAAACATAAAGCAGAAGTGAGTGTATTTGATGAGGAGGTTTTTGTCATGGTGTTTATCACTGTGATACGTACTCATTAGCAGAGCCGTCCAATGTCTTACAGTAATACACTGCTGAGTCTGACTCCTCCACATTATTGATGATAAACTGATAATCACTTTGAGACTGATGATTACATGTGAATTTAGGAGAGGAGAAACCAGAACCGTATTTTACAGAACTGTAGCTATGGTGGTAATATAACACAAACCGTGGAACTCCTCCTTGTACGTGTTTATACCAAAAAGCAATCTTGCCATCACCCCCTGTGTTACAGTCCAGAGTGaccatctctcctttcctcaatGTCACAACAGGAGGCTTCTGTGTCACTACAACCACACCACTGACACCTGGGAAATAAGATGACATGTAGTGAAgagaaacatacacactcattattaataaaacattaattaaaaccTCCAGTAAGTCAGACTCCTTACATGTTAGAGCAGTGATGAGAGTGCAGAGTGTCCCCAGCATGTTGTCAGTGTGTGATGTGAACAACCCTTACTGTCCAGATGAGAGATGAACAGGTTGgagtgtgaggagaggagagactgaaGGACCCACCTataaggagacagggaggggggaCCAGGGGGAGGGGCCTCTATAGGTAACCTataaggagacagggaggaccaGAGGGAGGGGCCTCTATAGGTAACCTAttaggagacagacagggaggaccagAGGAAGGTCATCATTATATATAACATATGTCACCAGTTTTTATTAACATGACAAAACTTAAACAATACAAGGACAACACAAATACAACCAATTTGGCCATTTATTATACAcagcgtgcacaattattaggcaagtgagtattctgatcgtgtCATTATTTCTacgcacattttccaactccaaaccaaatTAACTTGAATGCTTATTGGATTGaaacattttcaggtgatatttatttgtgtaatgagggagggtgtggtgaaagtgaattacaccttatatcaaggtgtgcaaaattattaggcagcttcatgacgtcaggtaaaatgggccaaaaaagaggtttaactgacactgaaaagtcaaatgttgtaaaatgcctttcagacggatgcaacactcttaaaatagctaaactattgaggcgtaaccaccagacaatcaaatgttttgttgcgaatagtcaactggggtgcaaaaaatttATGAGGAagaaaagatgcaaattaactgcaaaagacacacaaagctaccaggaacccattatcctctagtgccaccatattccagaactacAACCTatctggagtgtccagaagttcAAGTTGTCAAGTGctgagacatggccaaggtcaagaagacTGAatgaagaccaccactgaataagattcagaAGTTGAACCGTATAGATTgtgcaaagaaatacctgaagacagatttttcaaaggttttatggacagatgaaatgagagtgagtcttgatggaccagatgaatgggcccgtggctggatcactaatggacccagggcaccacttcagtcaggcaccagccaggtggaggaggggtactggtatgggctgctatcattatgCATGAGGTAGTAGGATCTTTtggggttgaagatggactgaaactgaaactcccatacctactgacagtttctggaagatatcTTCTTCAAGCAATGGTACAGGAAGTATTCTTCAActttcaagaaggccatgatcttcatgcaggacaatgctccatcacatgcatccaagtactccactgtgctagcaagcaagggcctcaaagacacccgaataatgacctggcccgcTTCCTCTCCTGACTTTAATCctattgagcatttgtgggcccttctcaaacgtgagatttacagtcagggaagacaataaatctctttgaacagcatttgggaggctgtggttgcttcttcagcaaaagttgatcgtgaacagatcaagaaactgacagactcggaggatggaaggctcatggcagttattgaacaGCAGTGTGGTTATATTGATCACTGAGTATTTTTGAAAATACActaattttaattaattgtcattttgtgttacttatttgttagtttagttgcctaataattctgtaCACCAAtttttgcctaataattctgcacacttatgtattcccctgagaaagatcaaaactcacaTTTTCTTGTACAATGTGCAGAATTATATAATGTGTAGtcgtctcttaattatttccggagctgtatattcccctgagaaggatcaaaactcacttttctTTTGTGAAACATTCAGCTTTGagtttcaattatattttggattgaaataaagcattgtgattgttcaactataaaataaatcttgagaaaTACGATGTGCCTAATAATTGTAATTGCAGCTGTAATTGTGCACAGAGTGTAACTGCATGTAACCAACCCCATCCGCCAAAGATATTGGTTGGCCAGTCCCCCAGCCATGGCCAATAGGGAGTCTGTCAACAATTAATCAAAAGGTTTCTTCATCATTATCAAAGTTCATTATTGTCAAGGCATAATCTAAACTCTAGTACCAACGTTTTCAAAAAGGGTTCAGAGAAAATTAaccaaatattttctgttgttaaATCTTGACCaatctttctgtctttcctaTTCATCCCAATGAAAATCCAAATATTTCATCAATATGCAAATAGACTTTACACTGCCTTTCTCACTCTGTACACCAAAGGTGGTGCCTTATCATTGAAGGACATTAATAGGGGTCATCGACccatttaattttatttctgCCTGCAGGTGAACAGGGCCCGATTATGAATTTACTTAGGGGCTCAAATGACTAGAGCTGGCCCAGATTAGAAAACATATGAAAATGGAATAATGAGTAGATTTGCAGTACATGTTCCTTTGGATTGGATAACAACATTTTATAGGGGGTCCTCGTCTAGGGGCTCAAATTATGAATGGGTTCTTGATAGTAATAAACATGACATCCATGCTCTAGTAAATGTTACCAAACTCATGCTGTAGTGAATGTATACTGTTTTCCTCCAAAACTATATCTAAGTAGCAGGTTTCattattgttgtgtttgtgagtCCATCACTCATATTCCACCTCCATAACTGGAGTTTAATACAAACTGATCTGAACCACATTACCACGGTTCTATAGAGGAACAGAGGTTCTATAGAGGAACAGAGGTTCAATAGTCTACTCTTCTGGAAATGTGAAGGTCTCAAGAGAGGCTGGGGAAGTCCCTGTCTAACACatcaacatacatacacaccattcTGAGAGGAGACGAGAACCTCTTAATTTGCATGAATCTATATATAATGAGATGAGGAAAGCAGGTGGGTCGGCAAAGAGTGGGAGGGGTGTTAAGCAACATATCACTTTGTGTAACTCCGTGTCAGAGTGAGAACACGTCCCTGCTGAATAACTGATAAATACAGATAGAAGATATGAAACCATCAGTTTGTCTTTTAGTGGGACTGAAAACAGTGGTCTACAGACAGCTGTGTCTGTTGTAAAGTACATGTATATCTTTATTCAGTCATTATAAATATTCacaaaactacaacaaaaatACACGGTGTGAAACATTTGATAGCAATACACCTCAGAGAATGACATGACATGTTAACAACTGTAACACAGTAATCTAGAGACGATCCTGTGAAGGTCTAGAGTGTTGTTGCCTCACCAGTGTTGTGGTCCCACAGGGTGAGACAAAACATATTCACTCACTCCTTTAATAAGTCCatctgaaaaaaaacatcagtagTAAATgaagggtataatgtgtcagaatggtaatttatgaggagggagggacttccagattgatgtgaaaggtgggcgggacatccggtagGGTGGGACTTGTGTGatgtatggacttcctgtatacgggtgggacttctggagtgacgtatgcatgtccggtgactttgtaatttatgattacattgatgtgtcagtgtttgatgttttacagcGACTGATGACAGCGGTAAGATgaatggtgttcaacaaaagggtgaaAGAGTCCAGCAGTTCTATAAACCCCCCGGGGGGGTCATCTGTTACAACAGATGACCTACAACCGGTGGtggttaacctttcatgttttatggggtgATTGAcatggtctgtgtatttaaaccatgcagacaacggtgatggtcattcagtattttctgagtaaacttacctacacaatacaaaacatggcggATTGTGcagcgatcaatgttttgggtgaaacactgttgaaagcTAACATATTAAACACAGCTCAgtgatttggtaagaaattacaaatggacagcagagatgcaatcaacatgccagcaaaaaaaaaaacaatgccgagtttaacccgaatccatcaactacaccaggatatgttcgCATAGGAATGGGAATTAGACAATGGTCGggtcggtggatacattttcagcCCAGAGCTATCAGAGGTTGCaatttatgaattacccgaagcaTTCCACcagcatacccaacaagaagcTACCATTTGGttgaccggattggtgatcagctaggacctcttaatctgtcatacctttcaaatgctaacaagagttctCACAAAAGGGACAAACACCTTGCatcaaaagttttaaagatcatcaaagcaacattgggtatgattctggaaaatgttgttggggctattctccacaaagcatgcatcagatatgaagtggaccacccgagccagagaagacattcttgC
This is a stretch of genomic DNA from Esox lucius isolate fEsoLuc1 chromosome 11, fEsoLuc1.pri, whole genome shotgun sequence. It encodes these proteins:
- the LOC105029061 gene encoding immunoglobulin lambda-1 light chain-like isoform X1 produces the protein MLGTLCTLITALTCVSGVVVVTQKPPVVTLRKGEMVTLDCNTGGDGKIAFWYKHVQGGVPRFVLYYHHSYSSVKYGSGFSSPKFTCNHQSQSDYQFIINNVEESDSAVYYCKTLDGSANEYVFGQGTKLIVTDSTLPPPVLTILPPSSDEVKSSKVTLVCLASQMAMGYADVSWTVGGSPVTSNIVTSTAVPQDNKTFQLSSYLTIDTSEWNQDKEFSCKVTVGSKFTEKCIKKSECSNE
- the LOC105029061 gene encoding immunoglobulin lambda-1 light chain-like isoform X2; protein product: MLGTLCTLITALTCVSGVVVVTQKPPVVTLRKGEMVTLDCNTGGDGKIAFWYKHVQGGVPRFVLYYHHSYSSVKYGSGFSSPKFTCNHQSQSDYQFIINNVEESDSAVYYCKTLDGSANEYVFGQGTKLIVTDSTLPPPVLTILSPSSDQLKSSKVTLVCLASQMAMGYADVSWIVGGSSVTGNIVTSTAVPQDDKTFQLSSYLTIDTSEWNQDKEFSCKVTVGSKSTEKCIRKSECSNE